The following proteins are co-located in the Amphiprion ocellaris isolate individual 3 ecotype Okinawa chromosome 7, ASM2253959v1, whole genome shotgun sequence genome:
- the LOC111581215 gene encoding transcobalamin-1-like has translation MTMPALLSAALMLLLLSGTSWAVDRKPAPITVVVENTLLGTAPLTYTTDVVAYRGILLGALNRLMSSNQNFKFTYTEDPNYGPYLESVNGVAGNDKDHTYWELLVKKSDGQIIRPNVGIGCYIPSVNDHIILRFTTW, from the exons ATGACGATGCCTGCTCTCCTCTCTGCAGccctcatgctgctgctgctttctggcACTTCCTGGGCTGTGG ACAGAAAACCAGCTCCCATTACTGTGGTGGTGGAGAACACTTTACTGGGCACCGCTCCGTTGACTTACACCACTGACGTAGTAGCTTACAGAGGGATCCTGCTGGGTGCTCTGAACAGACTCATGAGCTCCAATCAAAACTTTAA GTTCACCTACACAGAGGATCCAAACTATGGCCCATACCTGGAGAGTGTGAACGGTGTGGCTGGAAATGATAAAGATCATACCTACTGGGAGCTGCTGGTCAAGAAATCAGACGGCCAAATCATAAGACCAAATGTTG GTATTGGATGTTACATTCCCAGCGTGAATGATCACATCATCCTGAGATTTACAACGTGGTAA